From one Luteipulveratus mongoliensis genomic stretch:
- a CDS encoding GH1 family beta-glucosidase, with the protein MENPPAFPSSFEWGVGASGFQTEGSLQAGGRGRSVWDDFCAEPGRIAGGDTPATAADFYHRYAEDVGLVGDLGADVYRFSVAWPRIVPTGSGEINKAGLDFYDRVVDEMCAAGLKPAPTLYHWDTPSPLEEAGGWMNRDTALRFGEYAAVVAERLADRAAYWIPLNEPVVLTFLGYALGQFAPGKAMMFDSLPTVHHQLLAHGLSVQAIRAAGGSGIGTANPHAPNWPASDATADVEAAELSSTLNNWLWSDPILRGAYPEGWADAMPGPVEDDLKVISSPLDFYGVNYYSPSRISAPTGEASAINGYELSADIPFTVLEPEGPTTGLGGEINPDGLREILVTLTERYGDALPPLVITENGTSQQPGTEEPGDDGKVHDDGRISYLDSHIRAVRRAIDDGADVRGYWVWSPTDNFEWTHGYTQRFGLVHVDYETLKRTPKDSYAWFQQLIASQ; encoded by the coding sequence ATGGAGAATCCGCCTGCGTTCCCGTCATCGTTCGAGTGGGGCGTCGGCGCGTCCGGCTTCCAGACCGAGGGTTCACTGCAGGCCGGTGGCCGGGGCCGCTCGGTCTGGGACGACTTCTGCGCAGAGCCCGGTCGGATTGCCGGCGGCGACACCCCGGCGACAGCCGCGGACTTCTATCACCGGTACGCCGAGGACGTCGGCCTGGTGGGTGACCTCGGTGCCGACGTCTACCGCTTCTCCGTCGCGTGGCCACGCATCGTCCCCACCGGCTCGGGCGAGATCAACAAGGCCGGTCTCGACTTCTACGACCGGGTCGTCGACGAGATGTGCGCGGCGGGTCTGAAGCCGGCCCCGACGCTCTATCACTGGGACACGCCTTCCCCTCTGGAGGAGGCCGGCGGCTGGATGAACCGCGACACGGCCCTGCGGTTCGGTGAGTACGCCGCCGTCGTCGCCGAGCGCCTCGCCGACCGGGCGGCCTACTGGATCCCGCTGAACGAGCCGGTGGTGCTCACGTTCCTCGGATATGCCCTCGGACAGTTCGCCCCCGGCAAGGCGATGATGTTCGACAGCCTGCCGACGGTGCACCACCAGCTGCTCGCGCACGGCCTCTCAGTGCAAGCGATCCGAGCGGCCGGCGGATCCGGCATCGGCACGGCCAACCCGCACGCGCCCAACTGGCCGGCCAGCGACGCCACTGCCGACGTCGAGGCGGCCGAGCTCTCGAGCACGCTGAACAACTGGCTGTGGTCGGACCCGATCCTGCGTGGCGCCTATCCGGAGGGTTGGGCCGACGCCATGCCCGGCCCGGTCGAGGACGACCTCAAGGTCATCTCCTCTCCCCTGGACTTCTACGGCGTCAACTACTACAGCCCTTCCCGCATCTCCGCACCGACGGGCGAGGCTTCCGCGATCAACGGGTACGAGCTGTCGGCGGACATCCCTTTCACCGTGCTGGAGCCCGAGGGACCCACCACAGGTCTGGGCGGTGAGATCAACCCGGACGGGCTGCGCGAGATCCTGGTGACTCTGACCGAGCGCTATGGCGACGCCCTGCCACCCCTGGTCATCACCGAGAACGGCACGTCCCAGCAGCCAGGCACCGAAGAGCCTGGCGACGACGGCAAGGTTCACGATGACGGCCGAATCTCGTACCTGGACAGCCATATCCGAGCCGTACGCCGGGCCATCGACGACGGTGCTGACGTCCGTGGCTACTGGGTCTGGTCACCCACCGACAACTTCGAGTGGACCCACGGCTACACCCAGCGGTTCGGACTGGTCCATGTCGACTACGAGACGCTCAAGCGCACGCCCAAGGACTCGTACGCGTGGTTCCAGCAGCTGATCGCGAGCCAGTGA
- a CDS encoding TetR/AcrR family transcriptional regulator produces the protein MSAEPISRGPYAKSKGQRRRILDVAVDVFGRFGGRGGSLKDIADRVGMSQAGVLHHFGSKNDLLLAVLERRDDQGRVLTPDATLEEGVEAARELLEEGNRNPGLFQLHVTLSAEATDPAHPAHEFFVERYARVSEQFTAPLRAAARDGRLSDDADPEAIAHLVMAAMDGLQLHMLLNDDVDVLKSFDVLMDAVASKYIRPDEG, from the coding sequence ATGTCAGCCGAGCCGATCAGTCGTGGGCCGTACGCCAAGTCGAAGGGTCAGCGGCGCCGCATTCTTGATGTCGCCGTAGACGTCTTCGGCCGATTCGGGGGTCGCGGTGGCTCGTTGAAAGACATTGCCGATCGCGTCGGAATGAGCCAGGCGGGTGTCCTGCACCACTTCGGGTCCAAGAACGACCTGCTGCTCGCGGTGCTGGAGCGGCGTGACGATCAAGGGCGCGTCCTGACGCCGGATGCCACCCTCGAGGAGGGCGTCGAGGCCGCTCGTGAGCTCTTGGAAGAGGGCAATCGCAACCCGGGCCTCTTCCAGCTCCACGTCACCCTCTCGGCCGAGGCGACCGACCCCGCTCATCCCGCACACGAGTTCTTCGTCGAGCGCTACGCCCGGGTCTCCGAGCAGTTCACTGCACCGTTGCGGGCCGCGGCTCGCGACGGGCGGCTGTCGGACGACGCCGACCCCGAGGCCATCGCGCACCTGGTCATGGCGGCCATGGACGGGCTCCAGCTGCACATGCTGCTGAACGATGACGTCGACGTCCTGAAGTCCTTCGATGTCCTCATGGACGCGGTGGCATCCAAGTACATCCGCCCCGACGAGGGCTGA
- a CDS encoding TetR/AcrR family transcriptional regulator encodes MARMSADERRELLVEAAIRVMTRDGVAKATTRSIVAEADMQLGMFHYCFRSKQELLEQVIEAITGHSLERAGTLLQQRTTVRDTLRAAMQMYWDHVLANPDEHQLTYELTQYALREPGFEGLARKQYEFYLETLVDLLDSSAKELDAEFTIPTAVLARYLITIIDGLTLNWIVLRDDKIPEAVLDEAADHIGSLSRPAKRSA; translated from the coding sequence ATGGCGCGCATGTCAGCAGACGAACGACGAGAACTTTTGGTCGAGGCGGCGATCCGGGTGATGACGCGGGACGGCGTCGCCAAGGCGACGACTCGATCGATCGTCGCCGAGGCCGATATGCAGCTCGGCATGTTCCACTACTGCTTCCGCTCCAAGCAGGAGCTGTTGGAGCAGGTCATCGAGGCGATCACGGGGCACTCGCTCGAACGCGCCGGCACCCTCCTGCAGCAGCGGACGACCGTTCGCGACACGCTCCGGGCGGCCATGCAGATGTACTGGGACCACGTCCTGGCCAATCCCGATGAGCACCAGCTCACCTATGAGCTGACCCAGTACGCCCTCCGCGAGCCAGGATTCGAAGGGCTTGCTCGCAAGCAGTACGAGTTCTACCTCGAGACCTTGGTTGACCTGTTGGACAGCTCAGCGAAGGAACTCGATGCCGAGTTCACCATTCCCACAGCGGTTCTCGCGCGCTACCTCATCACGATCATCGACGGGCTGACGCTCAACTGGATCGTGCTCCGCGACGACAAGATTCCCGAAGCGGTGCTCGACGAGGCAGCCGATCACATCGGCAGTCTGAGCCGCCCGGCCAAGCGTTCGGCCTGA
- the sph gene encoding sphingomyelin phosphodiesterase, with product MNSRTVVGLAAALAASVSLTAPSASADVPPPAPPLRVLTHNVMMLPSIVGGNYANETRAAMIASSDYVKGYDVAIFEEAFDNGPSETLKTGLSRQYPYQTPVLGRSKSGWDQTLGAYSALTPEDGGVTVVSKWPITRKVQYVYKQGCGADWFSNKGFVYVELKVNGRKVHVVGSHAQADDSLCSDAPSVRRSQFAELDAFLDGLHIPASESVVMAGDLNVVKASAEYPSMLQALDATAPAAYKGHPYSWDPKSNSLNANRYPDDAPQYLDYVLFRRGHASSTTWSNTVLTPTSPPWSSGGTTYTDHYPVAAHG from the coding sequence ATGAACTCGCGAACAGTGGTCGGCCTCGCAGCAGCTCTGGCGGCATCGGTCTCTCTGACCGCTCCTTCAGCCTCCGCCGACGTCCCACCTCCTGCGCCGCCCCTCCGGGTCCTGACGCACAACGTGATGATGCTGCCGAGCATCGTCGGCGGCAACTACGCCAACGAGACTCGAGCGGCCATGATCGCCAGCTCCGACTACGTCAAGGGGTACGACGTCGCGATCTTCGAGGAGGCGTTCGACAACGGTCCGTCGGAGACTCTCAAGACCGGCTTGTCTCGCCAATACCCTTACCAGACACCGGTTCTCGGCCGGTCGAAGTCCGGCTGGGATCAGACCCTCGGCGCCTACTCCGCGCTCACACCGGAGGACGGCGGGGTTACCGTCGTCAGCAAGTGGCCCATCACGCGCAAGGTGCAGTACGTCTACAAGCAGGGCTGCGGCGCAGACTGGTTCTCCAACAAGGGTTTCGTCTACGTCGAGCTCAAGGTCAACGGCCGCAAGGTCCACGTGGTCGGCAGCCATGCTCAGGCCGATGACAGCCTGTGCTCAGATGCGCCGTCCGTACGTCGTTCACAGTTCGCGGAGCTGGACGCCTTCCTGGACGGGCTGCACATTCCTGCATCCGAATCAGTAGTGATGGCAGGCGATCTCAACGTCGTCAAGGCATCCGCCGAGTACCCGAGCATGCTGCAGGCGCTCGACGCGACGGCACCGGCGGCGTACAAGGGTCATCCGTACAGCTGGGACCCGAAGTCGAACTCGTTGAACGCCAACCGCTATCCCGACGACGCACCTCAGTACCTCGACTACGTGCTCTTCCGACGCGGCCACGCGAGCAGTACGACCTGGAGCAACACGGTGCTCACACCGACGTCACCGCCCTGGTCGTCCGGCGGCACGACGTACACCGACCACTACCCGGTGGCCGCTCACGGGTGA
- a CDS encoding neutral/alkaline non-lysosomal ceramidase N-terminal domain-containing protein: MTQQNPRPAPTRRHVLMGAAAAGGAVALAAPSSASAATEPDVSSYLVGRGIADSTGPAAENGLMGYSKPGQSSTGIQQRLRTRAFVIVDQASGNRVAWCVGDHAMVPVAAHGAIVQRLSARFPGMYDATNICVTATHTHASPGGCSHDLFYNLTLLGFQEQTFDALVDGYVEAIAAAHADLKPGSLSIGRTTLTNASVNRSKRAFDLNPQADKDHFPDGIDPNMTVLRFKQGAKDVGTISWFPVHSTSLPNTNTLVSGDNKGYAAYSWERGDLGQDYLGGGPGFVAAFAQAAAGDMSPNLNLKPGSGPTEDPVKNMQIIGDRQKDAAKRAWSHADTPVTGSISSIARYVDLANTIVAPEYAPDGKEHHTVSGTIGPAMLAGSTEDGPGLGYPEGWPDILAPFWKVLNQTVPTWLEQAQSPKVSLIPVGLIGAMPNKAMIQVIKLGQIYLACQPGEMTVVAGLRVRRAVAAAVGAPLENVLIQTYTNGYTSYSATPEEYDQQDYEGGHTLYGRYTTCMYAQELSRLGNALRAGQTVPLGSAGAPSPLGFLNLQPGVVYDNPPLFKKFGDVVTEPSASYGRGAKVTAVFVTGHPKNDLRLGGTYIEVQRQVAGGLWKRVHDDGDHSATFSWKRTNVLTGESNAVVTWDIPAETKAGTYRIVHHGAAKAPLIGTISKFTGTSRTFAVS, translated from the coding sequence ATGACGCAGCAAAACCCCCGCCCAGCCCCGACCCGCCGGCACGTCCTGATGGGCGCGGCCGCCGCAGGAGGTGCCGTCGCCCTCGCCGCCCCATCGAGTGCCTCCGCAGCAACGGAGCCCGACGTCTCGTCCTACCTCGTGGGCCGCGGCATCGCCGACTCGACCGGCCCGGCCGCCGAGAACGGGCTGATGGGCTACTCCAAGCCCGGGCAGAGCTCGACCGGAATCCAGCAACGGCTACGTACTCGCGCATTCGTCATCGTGGACCAGGCATCCGGCAACCGGGTCGCCTGGTGTGTCGGCGACCACGCCATGGTCCCGGTGGCCGCGCACGGAGCGATCGTGCAGCGCTTGAGCGCTCGCTTCCCCGGGATGTACGACGCCACCAACATCTGCGTCACCGCAACCCACACGCATGCCTCACCGGGTGGCTGCTCGCACGACCTCTTCTACAACCTGACGCTCCTGGGCTTCCAGGAGCAGACGTTCGATGCGCTCGTCGACGGCTACGTCGAAGCGATCGCCGCAGCACACGCCGACCTCAAGCCTGGCTCGCTCAGCATCGGACGGACGACCCTGACCAACGCCAGCGTGAACCGGTCCAAGCGTGCCTTCGACCTCAACCCGCAGGCGGACAAGGACCATTTCCCCGACGGCATCGACCCGAACATGACGGTGCTGCGCTTCAAGCAGGGCGCCAAGGATGTCGGGACGATCTCCTGGTTCCCGGTGCACTCGACGTCGTTGCCCAACACCAACACGCTCGTCAGCGGCGACAACAAGGGGTACGCCGCCTACTCCTGGGAGCGTGGAGACCTCGGCCAGGACTACCTGGGCGGAGGCCCAGGCTTCGTCGCGGCCTTCGCGCAGGCGGCCGCGGGCGACATGTCGCCCAACCTCAACCTCAAGCCTGGGAGCGGGCCGACCGAGGACCCGGTCAAGAACATGCAGATCATCGGCGACCGGCAGAAGGACGCCGCAAAGCGAGCCTGGAGCCACGCCGACACCCCTGTCACCGGCTCGATCTCATCGATCGCCCGCTACGTCGACCTGGCCAACACGATCGTCGCTCCGGAGTACGCCCCCGACGGCAAGGAGCACCACACTGTCTCGGGCACGATCGGCCCGGCGATGCTGGCCGGCAGCACCGAGGACGGACCTGGCCTGGGCTACCCCGAGGGTTGGCCCGACATCCTGGCTCCGTTCTGGAAGGTGCTCAACCAGACGGTGCCGACCTGGCTCGAGCAGGCCCAGTCGCCCAAGGTCAGCCTGATCCCGGTCGGGCTGATCGGCGCTATGCCCAACAAGGCGATGATCCAGGTGATCAAGCTCGGCCAGATCTATCTGGCCTGCCAGCCCGGTGAGATGACCGTGGTGGCCGGGCTGCGCGTACGCCGGGCCGTGGCTGCCGCCGTCGGCGCGCCCCTGGAGAACGTGCTGATTCAGACGTACACCAATGGCTACACGAGTTATTCAGCCACGCCGGAGGAGTACGACCAGCAGGACTACGAGGGTGGGCACACCCTCTACGGGCGCTACACGACCTGCATGTACGCCCAGGAGCTCTCACGGCTGGGCAACGCGCTGCGCGCGGGACAGACGGTGCCGCTCGGCAGCGCCGGGGCGCCGTCACCGCTCGGATTCCTCAACCTGCAGCCGGGCGTGGTCTACGACAACCCACCGCTGTTCAAGAAGTTCGGCGATGTGGTGACCGAGCCCTCCGCGTCGTACGGGCGAGGAGCCAAGGTCACGGCCGTCTTCGTCACGGGTCACCCCAAGAATGACCTCCGACTCGGCGGCACCTACATCGAGGTGCAGCGCCAAGTTGCGGGTGGCCTGTGGAAGCGGGTCCATGACGATGGTGACCACAGCGCGACCTTCAGCTGGAAGCGCACCAACGTGCTGACTGGCGAGTCGAATGCCGTTGTCACCTGGGACATCCCGGCCGAGACCAAAGCCGGGACGTATCGCATCGTTCATCACGGCGCAGCCAAGGCGCCGCTCATCGGGACGATCTCGAAGTTCACCGGCACGAGCCGCACCTTCGCGGTGAGCTGA
- a CDS encoding O-acetyl-ADP-ribose deacetylase, with the protein MSVRRPVPPPIEAVEGDITTQQVDAIVNAANSSLLGGGGVDGAIHRAAGPALLAECQELRRTRYLDGLPAGHAIATGAGDLPSRWVVHAVGPNRRAGQTNPTTMASCFESSLREVVRVGGRSVAFPAVGAGVYGWDVREVAEIAVRTVRSSALLTHLDLVRFVLRGEKALRAFERALATPPDPASPRAPGRGH; encoded by the coding sequence ATGTCCGTACGCCGACCGGTCCCGCCTCCCATCGAGGCCGTCGAGGGCGACATCACCACCCAGCAGGTCGACGCGATCGTCAATGCCGCCAACTCCTCCCTGCTCGGCGGAGGTGGCGTCGACGGGGCGATTCATCGCGCGGCCGGCCCGGCGCTGCTGGCTGAGTGCCAGGAGCTGCGACGGACGCGCTACCTCGATGGCTTACCGGCCGGACACGCGATCGCTACGGGAGCCGGTGACCTTCCGAGCCGGTGGGTCGTCCACGCAGTGGGGCCGAATCGCCGTGCAGGACAAACGAATCCGACGACGATGGCGTCGTGCTTCGAGTCGTCACTACGCGAGGTCGTACGCGTCGGCGGCCGATCAGTCGCCTTCCCTGCGGTCGGCGCCGGGGTGTACGGATGGGATGTCCGCGAGGTCGCCGAGATCGCTGTCAGGACCGTGCGCTCGTCAGCGCTGCTGACTCATCTGGACCTGGTGCGCTTCGTCCTCCGCGGAGAGAAGGCGCTGCGCGCGTTCGAACGCGCGCTGGCTACGCCCCCTGATCCAGCCAGCCCCCGCGCTCCTGGGCGAGGGCACTGA
- a CDS encoding TetR/AcrR family transcriptional regulator has product MPSRRTPGRDAITLDRIVDTALALVRTEGYEAVSMRRVATALDTGPASLYAHVANKRDLDQEMLGRLVRDLPVPAPDPDRWREQVIELSRQMRDLYVGHPGLARAVFAVVPTHPDLVRMSEGMLAIMLAGRLSPQSAAWGIDLLALYITGYCYEQSLWVAQYADAKDSLDDLRERFEALPAEDFPLTHQHLDELMSGEEGDRFDYGIACILQGISTVTPQVTTRLA; this is encoded by the coding sequence ATGCCGAGCCGCCGCACGCCCGGCCGTGACGCGATCACGCTCGACCGGATCGTCGACACGGCCCTCGCCCTCGTCCGGACCGAGGGCTACGAGGCCGTCTCGATGCGCCGGGTCGCCACTGCCCTCGACACCGGACCGGCCTCGCTCTACGCCCACGTCGCCAACAAGCGCGACCTCGACCAGGAGATGCTCGGTCGCCTCGTCCGTGACCTCCCGGTCCCGGCTCCCGACCCCGACCGGTGGCGCGAGCAGGTCATCGAGCTGAGCCGACAGATGCGTGACCTCTACGTCGGCCACCCGGGTCTGGCACGAGCCGTATTCGCCGTCGTACCAACGCATCCCGACCTCGTACGCATGAGCGAGGGCATGCTCGCGATCATGCTCGCCGGCAGGCTGAGTCCGCAGAGTGCCGCATGGGGGATCGATCTGCTTGCCCTCTACATCACGGGCTACTGCTACGAGCAGAGCCTGTGGGTCGCCCAGTACGCCGACGCGAAGGACTCACTGGACGACCTGCGCGAGCGGTTCGAGGCGCTCCCGGCCGAAGACTTCCCGCTCACGCACCAGCACCTCGACGAGCTGATGTCCGGCGAGGAGGGCGACCGGTTCGACTACGGCATCGCCTGCATCCTGCAGGGCATCAGCACCGTCACACCCCAGGTCACGACCCGACTGGCTTGA
- a CDS encoding DHA2 family efflux MFS transporter permease subunit, producing the protein MTTMTAESEASPPRSAHRYRWLVLAVILVADVMDLVDATVLNLAIPSIQTDLHISGSSAQWLLAAYTMTFAIGLVTSARIGDVLGRRELFLIGMAGFTVVSLACALAPGAGWLIALRALQGLFGAVMIPQGLALVKAAFPPEELAKAFVPFGPIMGLSAVLGPILAGFLLDANLFGSQWRSIFFINVPIGIAAFVMAARALPRIERQPGARLDIGGMALLTVASTMLIYPLVQGREAGWPWWAYALIAGSLVLFGAFAISERRSRHPVIEPSLFANRGFVVGLCVLAAFFSAMTGFMLAFNLHLQGGLHFSPLHAGLTLVPWALGTSLGAVAGGVYLAERLGRASLHLGLAIATAGMVGLWWTVEHFGADLTSWQLVPATLVIGFGLGQVFVPLFGFVLGDLDDRQVGTGSGLLNAVQQFFGAIGVAALGTLFFQRLPAHGFVDTTGLVIAASAVLFVITFGLVFALPRTARGGSGGSGGEGVAQ; encoded by the coding sequence ATGACCACCATGACCGCAGAGTCGGAGGCCTCACCGCCTCGCTCCGCCCACCGCTACCGCTGGCTCGTCCTTGCCGTCATCCTCGTCGCCGACGTCATGGACCTTGTCGACGCCACCGTCCTCAACCTCGCGATCCCGTCCATCCAGACCGACCTGCACATCAGCGGCTCGTCGGCGCAGTGGCTGCTCGCGGCCTACACCATGACCTTCGCGATCGGCCTCGTGACGTCGGCGCGCATCGGAGACGTGCTCGGACGGCGTGAGCTGTTCCTCATCGGCATGGCCGGATTCACCGTCGTGTCGCTCGCCTGCGCCCTCGCCCCCGGCGCAGGTTGGTTGATCGCCCTCCGCGCGCTGCAGGGCCTGTTCGGCGCGGTGATGATCCCGCAGGGCCTCGCGCTCGTGAAGGCCGCGTTCCCACCGGAGGAGCTGGCCAAGGCATTCGTCCCGTTCGGTCCGATCATGGGCCTGTCCGCCGTGCTCGGTCCTATTCTCGCCGGCTTCCTGCTCGACGCGAATCTCTTTGGTTCTCAATGGCGTTCGATCTTCTTCATCAACGTGCCGATCGGCATCGCCGCGTTCGTCATGGCTGCTCGAGCCCTGCCGCGGATCGAACGTCAGCCTGGCGCTCGACTCGACATCGGTGGCATGGCACTGCTCACCGTCGCTTCCACGATGCTCATCTATCCGCTTGTGCAGGGTCGCGAGGCCGGCTGGCCCTGGTGGGCATACGCGCTGATCGCCGGCTCGCTCGTCCTCTTCGGGGCTTTCGCGATCAGCGAGCGACGCAGCCGCCACCCGGTCATCGAGCCGTCGCTGTTCGCCAACCGAGGCTTCGTGGTCGGTCTGTGCGTGCTCGCTGCGTTCTTCTCGGCCATGACCGGCTTCATGCTCGCCTTCAACCTGCACCTGCAGGGCGGCCTGCACTTCTCGCCCCTGCATGCGGGTCTCACCCTCGTGCCATGGGCGCTGGGTACGTCGCTCGGCGCCGTCGCAGGCGGCGTCTACCTTGCCGAACGGCTCGGGCGCGCCAGCCTGCACCTCGGCCTGGCGATCGCGACGGCCGGCATGGTCGGCCTGTGGTGGACGGTCGAGCACTTCGGTGCTGACCTGACGTCCTGGCAGCTGGTGCCCGCCACGCTGGTGATCGGCTTCGGTCTGGGTCAGGTCTTCGTCCCGCTGTTCGGCTTCGTCCTGGGCGACCTCGACGACCGTCAGGTGGGCACGGGCTCAGGGCTGCTCAACGCGGTGCAGCAGTTCTTCGGCGCAATCGGTGTGGCGGCGCTCGGCACGTTGTTCTTCCAGCGGCTGCCGGCGCACGGCTTCGTCGACACGACCGGGCTCGTGATCGCGGCCTCCGCGGTCCTGTTCGTGATCACGTTCGGGCTGGTGTTCGCCCTGCCCAGGACCGCCCGCGGGGGAAGTGGGGGAAGTGGAGGGGAGGGGGTCGCCCAGTGA
- a CDS encoding TetR/AcrR family transcriptional regulator C-terminal domain-containing protein, producing MVTGRGTGEPKLVWERPEPPTRPAPSPLSRDRIVQSAIRLAEADGLEAVSLRKVAADLNAGPMRLYGYLATKEELLDLMADEMYGQLPRPESGASAGWRETLRFLAQGLRATAVEHEWFADLLGGRPHLGPMALDYLEASLAALIAAPELSDVALTVQVRDAVNAYVIGVVRSEIAERRAERSSGMDKQQWQAASGAYIAQALATGRYPTVGQVVARTESRDFEAKFNLGLEWMLDGVEGRLKG from the coding sequence ATGGTCACTGGCCGAGGTACAGGCGAGCCCAAGCTGGTGTGGGAGCGTCCCGAACCCCCGACGCGTCCGGCGCCGAGCCCGCTGAGTCGGGACCGCATCGTGCAGTCCGCGATCCGGCTCGCGGAGGCGGACGGGCTGGAGGCGGTGTCCTTGCGCAAGGTCGCGGCCGACCTCAACGCCGGTCCGATGCGCCTGTACGGGTACCTCGCCACCAAGGAGGAGCTGCTCGACCTGATGGCGGACGAGATGTACGGGCAGCTCCCGCGCCCGGAGTCGGGCGCCTCGGCAGGGTGGCGCGAGACGCTGCGTTTCCTGGCCCAGGGCCTGCGTGCCACCGCCGTGGAGCACGAGTGGTTCGCCGACCTGCTGGGTGGCCGACCGCACCTGGGCCCCATGGCGCTGGACTACCTGGAGGCCTCGCTCGCCGCGCTCATCGCAGCCCCGGAGCTGAGCGATGTTGCGCTCACGGTCCAGGTCCGGGACGCGGTCAACGCCTATGTGATCGGCGTGGTGCGCAGCGAGATCGCCGAGCGCCGAGCAGAGCGCTCCAGCGGCATGGACAAGCAGCAGTGGCAGGCCGCGTCCGGTGCGTACATCGCCCAGGCGTTGGCAACGGGTCGGTACCCGACCGTCGGCCAGGTCGTCGCGCGCACGGAGTCGCGCGACTTCGAGGCCAAGTTCAACCTCGGGCTGGAGTGGATGCTCGACGGCGTGGAGGGTCGGCTGAAGGGCTGA
- a CDS encoding cytochrome P450, which translates to MEHRTSTTSTDVPAFPIGRTCPFAVPDVYEQLRDGEPISTVTMSDGRSAWILTRHDDVRRLMIDPRFSSDRADPGFPAMSGGGKQAFDHFAKFLISMDGEEHSAVRKPLISQFSMRAIAAFRPRIQQIVDEAIDGMLEQGPPVDLVAHLSSVVPSRIIAELMGVTPAHLTTFYELAAQFLNRETTAQERDGIARGMRSNMDALVELKEREPGEDILSREIARQRAEQGEIDRPGLASLAQLMLLAGHESTAEMISLGVVGLLSHPDQLRVILDDPSKTPAAIDELLRYFSVVEIGMARVALEDVEIRGVQIKAGDGVIASNIAANHDPSVFPDPGALDLQRDARQHVAQGFGAHQCIGMNLARTELAVIYDTLFKRVPTLRLESPAEELPFKYDGLIFGLRSLPVSW; encoded by the coding sequence ATGGAACACCGCACGAGTACGACCAGCACCGATGTCCCTGCGTTTCCGATCGGACGCACCTGCCCCTTTGCGGTGCCCGACGTCTACGAGCAGCTGCGCGACGGCGAGCCGATCAGCACGGTCACGATGTCCGACGGCCGCAGTGCCTGGATCCTGACCCGACACGACGACGTGCGCCGGCTGATGATCGATCCGCGCTTCAGCTCCGACCGGGCTGACCCGGGCTTCCCGGCGATGTCTGGCGGTGGCAAGCAGGCGTTCGACCACTTCGCGAAGTTCCTCATCTCGATGGATGGCGAGGAGCACTCGGCCGTACGCAAGCCTCTGATCAGCCAGTTCTCGATGCGGGCGATCGCTGCGTTCAGGCCCCGCATCCAGCAGATCGTCGACGAGGCCATCGACGGCATGCTCGAGCAGGGGCCGCCGGTCGATCTGGTCGCACACCTGTCATCGGTGGTGCCGTCGCGGATCATCGCCGAGCTCATGGGTGTCACCCCTGCGCACCTGACGACGTTTTACGAGCTCGCCGCTCAGTTCCTGAACCGCGAGACGACTGCGCAGGAGCGCGACGGGATCGCTCGTGGGATGCGCAGCAACATGGATGCGCTGGTCGAGCTGAAGGAGCGCGAACCCGGTGAGGACATCCTGAGCCGAGAGATTGCTCGGCAGCGCGCCGAACAGGGTGAGATCGATCGTCCGGGGCTGGCCAGCCTCGCCCAGCTGATGCTCCTTGCCGGGCACGAGTCGACCGCCGAGATGATCTCGCTCGGGGTGGTCGGGCTGCTGTCGCATCCGGACCAGCTGCGCGTCATCCTCGACGACCCGTCCAAGACGCCTGCGGCGATCGATGAGCTGTTGCGTTACTTCTCCGTGGTGGAGATCGGCATGGCTCGAGTTGCGTTGGAGGACGTGGAGATTCGCGGTGTTCAGATCAAGGCCGGCGACGGCGTGATCGCGTCCAACATCGCGGCCAACCACGATCCCAGCGTCTTCCCTGACCCTGGCGCGCTCGACCTGCAGCGCGACGCGCGTCAGCACGTCGCGCAGGGCTTCGGCGCCCATCAGTGCATCGGGATGAATCTCGCGCGTACCGAGCTCGCGGTCATCTACGACACGTTGTTCAAGCGGGTCCCGACTCTTCGCCTGGAGTCACCGGCCGAAGAGCTGCCCTTCAAGTACGACGGCCTCATCTTCGGCCTGCGCAGCCTGCCCGTCTCCTGGTAG